In one Choloepus didactylus isolate mChoDid1 chromosome 1, mChoDid1.pri, whole genome shotgun sequence genomic region, the following are encoded:
- the LOC119543044 gene encoding syncytin-2-like, translating into MLPKSSLLFILLSSLSITASEHALKTHQLNLSNCSICMHQYLATVAWPANSTYWGTANLTISPTLQHTKPWSHYTWDPLANFPGALSYLLEQLKVHQPATPPVTGVYSKVIIAPNSTFPFCVKSNSTNGPYLGEIPPNLCKSIIYICPNGRTWELEVASSGTKTQAQGHPRSGSPAFCRSPHYFLTARLDEAAAIFLNQSLINCQDKTQFCQNRPNPKFFLKTTTQQEECCKVDPSITGPFVNMTWQNKKPPGILFHDHPEAPSPPLSPLIAIRMSLSKIRLLAPEADPNQRTCGVGRGRGCITSVCGHLATLFFDVTLKTEEGLFFVCGNNTYLTLPSNWTGSCTLAYVSPSSTT; encoded by the coding sequence ATGCTCCCTAAATCAAgcctccttttcattcttttaagcaGCCTCTCCATAACTGCTTCTGAACACGCCTTAAAAACCCACCAACTAAACCTGTCCAATTGCTCGATCTGCATGCACCAATATTTGGCTACTGTAGCATGGCCTGCTAACAGTACTTACTGGGGAACTGCAAATCTTACCATTTCCCCAACTCTACAACATACAAAACCATGGTCGCATTATACATGGGATCCTTTAGCTAACTTTCCAGGGGCACTTTCCTACCTTCTAGAGCAACTGAAAGTTCATCAACCTGCAACACCTCCTGTTACAGGAGTATACTCCAAAGTAATAATAGCCCCCAATTCTACCTTCCCTTTTTGTGTCAAATCCAATTCCACAAATGGTCCATACCTGGGGGAAATACCACCTAATCTGTGCAAGTCCATAATATACATCTGTCCAAATGGTCGCACGTGGGAACTTGAAGTAGCAAGCTCGGGCACCAAAACCCAAGCCCAAGGACACCCCCGGTCAGGAAGTCCTGCCTTCTGTCGCAGTCCCCACTATTTTCTTACTGCCAGGTTAGACGAGGCGGcagctatttttttaaaccagTCCTTAATTAATTGCCAGGACAAAACACAATTTTGTCAAAATAGACCCAATCCAAAGTTTTTTCTGAAAACTACTACTCAACAGGAGGAATGCTGCAAAGTAGATCCCAGTATAACTGGCCCCTTTGTTAATATGACCTGGCAAAATAAGAAGCCACCCGGCATTCTTTTTCATGATCACCCTGAAGCACCATCACCCCCTCTTTCCCCCTTAATTGCCATTCGTATGAGCCTCTCCAAAATACGCCTCCTCGCCCCAGAGGCCGACCCTAACCAACGTACTTGTGGAGTAGGAAGAGGTAGAGGCTGCATTACCTCAGTCTGTGGACATCTTGCTACCCTGTTCTTTGATGTCACCCTCAAAACAGAAGAGGGGCTGTTTTTTGTCTGTGGAAATAATACATACCTAACCCTGCCCAGCAACTGGACAGGCTCTTGCACTTTAGCCTATGTAAgccccagctctactacctag
- the EIF1B gene encoding eukaryotic translation initiation factor 1b, with the protein MSTIQNLQSFDPFADATKGDDLLPAGTEDYIHIRIQQRNGRKTLTTVQGIADDYDKKKLVKAFKKKFACNGTVIEHPEYGEVIQLQGDQRKNICQFLLEVGIVKEEQLKVHGF; encoded by the exons ATGTCCACTATCCAGAACCTCCAATCTTTCG ACCCCTTTGCTGATGCAACTAAGGGTGACGACTTACTCCCGGCAGGGACTGAGGATTACATTCATATAAGAATCCAGCAACGGAACGGCAGAAAGACATTGACTACTGTTCAGGGCATTGCAGATGATTATGACAAAAAGAAACTTGTGAAAGCTTTCAAAAAG AAATTTGcctgtaatggtactgtgattGAGCATCCTGAATACGGAGAGGTTATTCAGCTTCAAGGtgaccaaagaaaaaatatttgccagTTTCTGTTGGAG GTTGGCATTGTCAAGGAGGAACAGCTTAAGGTTCATGGATTCTAA